The genomic interval GATTAGCCATCCACCGAGGACGTAGTAGGCAATGAGCGCGAGCACCCAAAGACCTCCGGTAATTAGAAGCAGGACGATGTGGGTCGCCGCAGACATGTACTGCTGCACATGCAAGGTCTGCCTTGCGCAGTTATTGCAGTGCCGCATGACTTGACGCGTCGCCACTTCCGCCTCCGTGAGAAACTACACAGAGTTGCAGAACGCGCTGCGGCGCGCGAATGCCTTCGCTTATTCGATACGCCTATGCGCCAAGTCTCAATCAGTTCAGGCGAACCATTAACCAAACAAACTCGATATCAGGCGCGCGAGAAAAGAGAGGACTGCTCCCGAAGCTGGATGCGCAATTTCTCAAATTGGCCCGAAACAGATGCCCGGTCGCGATCAGTCCGGGCGCTCACCAAAATCCTGCATACGCACCAGCGAGCGCACTGCGCGGTTGAAATGCCACCGGCGAACTGAGCTGATCGATGGGCTCTGTCCGTGTTCGGCCTCAGACCGGACACTTCCGCTGATCGTGCTCAACGGCCGCAAGGGCCAGCCTCGCCCCGATCGACAAATTTCGTCAATGGCGCAGTCGATCTAATACGGTCAGTGGCTTGAACTCTGCGCGACCGGCGCGCTCTCGCCGGAAGCGGACGTTGAACCCGACACCGGCGGGGTGCCCTCGCATCACTCAAGAGCTAAGCACGCTTCGTCGTGCGCGTCCTCTTGATGGGACCAAGCTCAATCCAAGTCGGCGCGTGATCGCTCGCCTTCTCCCAACCCCGCACATGCTTGTCGACGCCGGCCGCTTTGAGCCGCGGCGCGATCAACGGATTGAGCAGGAAGTGATCGATGCGCAGGCCGGCGTTACGCACGTAGGCATTCCGGAAGTAGTCCCAAAATGTGTAGATGCGCTCGCTTGGGTGAAGGTGGCGGATCGCATCGACCCAACCCTGCTTGACGAGGTTTGCATAAGCCTCCCGCACTTCGATCCGGAACAGTGCATCGTCGGTCCAGCGCTCGGGCTTGTAGACGTCGAGCTTGGTCGGCATGACGTTGTAGTCACCGGCGAGAATGACGGGAACGTCCGCGGCCTGCAGCACGTTCGCGAGTTTGGTCAGACGTTCAAACCATTTGAGTTTGTAGTCGAACTTGGGGCCGGGATAAGGATTGCCATTGGGTAGATAGAGGCAGCCGACCACGATCTCTTTCACGGCCGCTTCGATGTAGCGCGCATGCAGATCGTTCTTATCTCCGAGCAAACCACGCCGCGTTTCTTCCGGTGCGTCACCCATCGCCAAGATAGCGACGCCATTCCAACTCTTCTGCCCGTGCCATATCGCGCCGTAGCCGGCTTTCTCGATCTCTTTGATCGGAAACTTCTCGTCCGGCGCTTTCAGCTCTTGCAGACAGACGATGTCGGGCCGGCGCTCTTCCAACCAGCGCAGCAACACTGGCAAGCGGCCGTTGACGCCATTGACGTTGAAGGTGGCGACAAGCATCGGCGCAGCGTGGCTAGCCTAGGTCACGGCGTCAATTTCACGAGTGGCCAGCGCGCTCCGATCCGGTCAGACGCGCCCTGCCCGCGCGAACGGCTCACCATCGCCGATTGCTGACGGTCGCCAAAGTGATCAGGCCGCGCGCGCCCCTGTGCTGATTCAGAGTGCTTCAGCCGTATAACCGCGCGTGCACCAGGCCCCGCTCAACGCAAATAGGTCAGCGGGTCGACAAGCTGGAACTCATGCGCCTGTCTAAAATACTGGTCGAGCAGCGCCTTGTGGCCGTGGCCGTAGATTACGAGGATACGGTCGCCCGGCTCAGCGATGCGCGCGATACCGGCGAAGATGTGAATGTTGCGACCCCACCACGCCGCCATGTCGTGCGCGCCGATCGGGTCGGCCTGCGCGCCCATCTGCGCCATTGTCATGTAGAAGTCGTTCCATCCGACAACTTCCGGCGAGTTCACGTCGATCAGCCGATCGCGCACGGAAAGATCGCGCGTCGCGGCTTGGTGCGCTTCGATACTCGCCATGCCGGCGCGAAATTGTTCGACCAAATGGGTTTGACCGGCGGCCTCCGCGGCGGCGAGCATCTGGTCGAAATGCATGTCGCTGTCGGCGTCCGCCGCGTAGAGCCGCTCCAGGCCCAGCCGGTTCGCGAGCACCATGCCCAATTGATCGCGTTCGTTGACGCCGAGCGTCTCGGCGCCCGTGCGATAGCGGGTGTAGCGTGAGTTGAACTCCGCTTCCCGATTAGGATCGAGTTCAACGACGATCTTGGTCGGCTGGAAGCGCTCGAGTCGGTCCAGCACCTCTGCGATCTCGGTCTGGCGGCGTGGCGAAAGGTGATCATCGAGCTGGTTGGCGACGTAATCGCTGCCGCCAGCGCGGAAATGATAGACGCCCAACACCATGACTTGCGCGCGGGCTTCCGTGAACGGCGCAGACGTTTGGGCCGAGGCGCATCCCGCGAGCGCAAGGCACAAGGCGGCGAACACAGTCCTGGCTTGCATGGTCATCCCTCCATTCGTGAGATGCGCCGTGCATTGAGGCCGGATGCAGCCTGCGTGGTGAAATCTCCAACGAAGATCCACCTTCGACTATGGTTGAGCGGCGTGCTCGATCCAATGCGGTCGTTGACACCCTGCCCGCGGCGACGGCGCGACCTCGCCGACAACTGACGGTCGCAGCTCCCGGGTTGAAGCAGGTGCGAAATCAGGTTCTTTCTTCGGGATGAAACTCCGCCAAACACTACTTCTACTGGCGATCGCCCTGGCCTCCTGCGAGACGCCCCCGCCGCCGCCATCAGCGCTGCCGCCATCGCTTGAAGGATATTGGCGTGGCCAATTCCAGAGAGGGGATGCAACACTCCCCGTCGAGTTGGATTTCACGCGCACGGACGGGGCGTTGGCGGGACGCTTTTCCTCGCCCGACCTGCGCGCCCTCGGCATCCCGCTCCAGGACGTACGTCAAGATGGCGCTGCCGCGCACTTCGTGCTCGCGGGCGATCGCACCGCGGCGGTGTTCGACGGCGCAGTGTCCGCGGGCGCGCTTTCCGGCGCCTACACGGAAGCGGGCGTCGATGGACGCTTCATCTTTGCGCGCGTCACCGCGCCGCCTGCGTGCACCGAGATTCCGGCGCAGTTCAGCAACGGCGCTGTCGCACTTTCGGGATCGCTGGTTTTGCCAGCCCACACGCCTGCGCCAGCGGCGGTGCTGTTCCTGCACGGCTCGGGCGCTGAAGCGCGAGACGCCTCGCGTTTCGAGGCCAACCTGCTTTGCCGCGCCGGCTATGCGGCGCTGATCTACGATAAGCGCGGCGTTGGGCGCTCGACCGGAGATTGGCGCGAGGCGACCTTTCAGGATCTGGCCGCCGACGCAGGCGCGGGGCTCGAATGGCTCACGGCGCGGCCCGAACTCGACTCAGCGCACATTGGTATCTACGGCCACAGCCAAGGCGCCACTATCGCGCCGCTTGTCGCGACGCGCTCCGGTCATGTCGCTTTCATCATCGCCGGCGCCGGCGCGATCGGCAGCACGGCCGATGTCGAGCGCTACAGCTTGCGCAACACGGTGAACGGCGACGTGCATAGCGAGGCGCAGCGGCGTGAAGCTTACGCGTTCGTGGACCGCGTCGTCACGGCAGGCTCGAGTGGGCGTGGACTCCGGGCGCTGCTCGCGGATGCGCCGCACTATGCCGACCGCGCCTGGTATTTCCCGCTGCCGGCGGCGGAGTCGTATTACTGGGCGTTCCAGCGCCGCATCGCCGACTATGATTCCGCGCGGTACTGGGCGGAGGTGCGAATTCCCGTGCTGCTGATCTATGGCGAGGACGATGCGCGCGTGCCGCCTTCGAGCGCCGCCTCGATTCGCTCCGTGCTGCCTCGCGCAACGCCGGCGGAAACGCTGATCATCTCAGACGCGGATCATTCTTACATGCGCCACCGGGACGGCGAGCCCTGGCCTCACCTCGCGCCGGAATTCCAGCAGACCCTGCTCGCGTTCGTGCGCGCTCACGCCGCATCCTAGTTCCTCGGCCAACCACCGACGTAACGGCGCTTTTCACTCAATCACGACAGTCGGCGCCTACTCAGCGGGTCGGCACGATCTCGCCGATTGCGGACGTTGATGGCGTCCGCAATATCCGGCCAGCTACATTCGAGCTTAATCCGAGCATCGTCCAACCCGCATCGACTTTGCGCGAGCCGTCGTCGCTGAATGTCGGGGCGATAGCGCCGTCGCGGTGTGCGTGGAGGCATTTGTCGCGCCGCGGGCAACCGAGACTGTGATGACCGGGCGGGGCCGGTCAACGCGGCGCAGCTGCAGTCGCTCTCGAACTCCGCTACGGCGGACCAGCAAACGGCGGCGGCGAGACTCAGGCACCCGTGCCCTAAGGTCGCCTGGGCGTCAGGCGCGTGAACGTGAAGGTCATGCCCTCGCCAGGCGCTGTAGCAAGCGTGGTGTCGTCGCATGAATATTGTGCGCCCCCGCCGGTCCCCGCTTGGCTGCCGATCGAGGTCACGAATACGCCGCCACGCCCAACCGACGTCGACATTGCGTCGCCGCCTTCGTCAACGCACGCCAGCAACCGGCCACGCTCGGCAGACCAACGCCCGTTCGATGCTTGAATCTCGCCGTTGGTATCAACCGGCCCAAGCTCGTCGCCCGGATCGACTTGATAGTCCATGGCTACATTCCGCGTGGAGTACGTGCCATCGCCGCGCATCGTGACGACCATACGGCCCATGGCGTCGCGGCTGATCGGGGCGCCGTAGCGGCGCAAGAACTCCATCGGCCCACCGCCGGTCATTTCCCAAGTGCCGATGAGGCACCGGTCGATGACAGCGCGTGTCAAACACGCCGCGCAGCTCTCGCGCCGCTCGACGTTCAAATCGAAGTCGACATCGACACTGCCTGGATCGGTCAAGATCGCTGCCACGCGATAGCGGCGGCCGCTGGTGGCGGACTCCCGCGTGTTGATTTCGCCAGGCCATGGCGACACCCAATCGGTACGGCCGTCCTCGTGGATAGCGAAATTGGCCTCGGTCGCCGTGT from Terricaulis silvestris carries:
- the xth gene encoding exodeoxyribonuclease III gives rise to the protein MLVATFNVNGVNGRLPVLLRWLEERRPDIVCLQELKAPDEKFPIKEIEKAGYGAIWHGQKSWNGVAILAMGDAPEETRRGLLGDKNDLHARYIEAAVKEIVVGCLYLPNGNPYPGPKFDYKLKWFERLTKLANVLQAADVPVILAGDYNVMPTKLDVYKPERWTDDALFRIEVREAYANLVKQGWVDAIRHLHPSERIYTFWDYFRNAYVRNAGLRIDHFLLNPLIAPRLKAAGVDKHVRGWEKASDHAPTWIELGPIKRTRTTKRA
- a CDS encoding DUF5694 domain-containing protein — its product is MTMQARTVFAALCLALAGCASAQTSAPFTEARAQVMVLGVYHFRAGGSDYVANQLDDHLSPRRQTEIAEVLDRLERFQPTKIVVELDPNREAEFNSRYTRYRTGAETLGVNERDQLGMVLANRLGLERLYAADADSDMHFDQMLAAAEAAGQTHLVEQFRAGMASIEAHQAATRDLSVRDRLIDVNSPEVVGWNDFYMTMAQMGAQADPIGAHDMAAWWGRNIHIFAGIARIAEPGDRILVIYGHGHKALLDQYFRQAHEFQLVDPLTYLR
- a CDS encoding alpha/beta hydrolase family protein, whose protein sequence is MKLRQTLLLLAIALASCETPPPPPSALPPSLEGYWRGQFQRGDATLPVELDFTRTDGALAGRFSSPDLRALGIPLQDVRQDGAAAHFVLAGDRTAAVFDGAVSAGALSGAYTEAGVDGRFIFARVTAPPACTEIPAQFSNGAVALSGSLVLPAHTPAPAAVLFLHGSGAEARDASRFEANLLCRAGYAALIYDKRGVGRSTGDWREATFQDLAADAGAGLEWLTARPELDSAHIGIYGHSQGATIAPLVATRSGHVAFIIAGAGAIGSTADVERYSLRNTVNGDVHSEAQRREAYAFVDRVVTAGSSGRGLRALLADAPHYADRAWYFPLPAAESYYWAFQRRIADYDSARYWAEVRIPVLLIYGEDDARVPPSSAASIRSVLPRATPAETLIISDADHSYMRHRDGEPWPHLAPEFQQTLLAFVRAHAAS